The following proteins are co-located in the Clostridiales bacterium genome:
- a CDS encoding GNAT family N-acetyltransferase, which translates to MKITKIEDKDKISFMELLLLADEDLKMIEKYLYRGEMFALYDGGLKSICVVTQESDDVCELKNIATYEKWHGNGYGSKLLDHIFSHYKGRYVTMLVGTGDVPWILQFYQKNGFRISHRIKDFFTDNYGQPMYDDGVQLVDMVYLSKIL; encoded by the coding sequence ATGAAAATAACGAAAATTGAGGATAAGGACAAAATAAGTTTTATGGAGCTTCTCCTTCTTGCAGATGAAGACTTGAAAATGATAGAAAAATACCTATATCGGGGAGAAATGTTTGCATTATATGATGGCGGCTTAAAAAGTATTTGTGTGGTTACGCAGGAAAGTGATGATGTCTGCGAACTAAAAAATATAGCTACCTATGAAAAATGGCATGGCAACGGGTATGGAAGCAAACTGTTAGACCATATCTTTTCACATTACAAAGGCAGGTATGTAACCATGCTTGTGGGAACAGGCGACGTTCCTTGGATCTTGCAGTTTTACCAGAAAAACGGATTTAGAATTTCTCATAGAATTAAGGACTTTTTCACAGACAACTACGGCCAACCAATGTATGATGATGGTGTTCAATTGGTTGATATGGTTTATTTGAGCAAAATCTTATAA
- a CDS encoding MBL fold metallo-hydrolase codes for MTDNRSMSKSITEEVADGIYQIKVPLPNNPLGSLNAYLLTGGEKNLLIDTGFFHPACRKALWDGFQNIGAKLSDTDIFLTHLHADHSGLASELASRGAKIYCSALDGHIINLFAAQEYWDEMGALFCRHGMPDIGEDQEKGIHPGKLFGGKDRINFVTVTDGEILQAGKYKLQCVWTPGHSPGHMCLLENNRKLLFSGDHILGDITPVLSPERGLERPLRSYLKSLERIEALEIKEILPGHRGRVTEPYVRIEELKKHHELRLKEIRLILRHANRPMNAYEVAAKMSWRMPKDIWEKIPRQQRWFATGEAMAHLFYLEEEGSAEVSLEGESYKFSLKKTGGVLL; via the coding sequence ATGACGGATAACAGATCGATGAGCAAAAGTATTACAGAAGAAGTTGCAGATGGAATCTACCAGATAAAGGTGCCTCTTCCCAATAATCCATTGGGATCGCTCAACGCATATTTACTCACAGGGGGTGAAAAGAATTTACTGATTGACACCGGTTTCTTTCATCCGGCATGCCGTAAGGCCTTATGGGACGGCTTCCAAAACATCGGTGCAAAACTTTCGGATACAGACATCTTCCTGACCCACTTGCATGCAGATCATTCCGGTCTTGCTTCTGAGCTGGCCTCCAGGGGAGCTAAGATTTATTGCAGCGCGCTGGACGGTCATATTATCAATCTTTTTGCTGCTCAGGAATATTGGGATGAAATGGGCGCTCTTTTCTGCAGGCACGGGATGCCTGATATTGGGGAAGATCAAGAAAAAGGGATTCATCCGGGCAAGCTGTTCGGAGGGAAAGACCGGATCAATTTTGTTACGGTGACAGATGGGGAAATCCTTCAAGCGGGAAAATACAAGCTTCAATGTGTCTGGACACCGGGACATAGCCCAGGTCATATGTGCCTTTTAGAAAATAATCGAAAACTGCTTTTCTCAGGAGATCACATATTGGGAGATATCACCCCTGTCCTTTCACCGGAGCGAGGGCTGGAACGGCCTTTAAGATCATATCTGAAGAGCCTGGAGCGTATTGAAGCTCTTGAAATCAAAGAGATTCTTCCGGGTCACCGTGGGAGAGTAACAGAGCCCTATGTCAGGATAGAGGAACTGAAAAAGCATCATGAGCTGAGACTGAAAGAGATTCGGTTGATCCTGAGACATGCCAATCGGCCGATGAATGCATATGAAGTTGCCGCCAAAATGAGCTGGAGAATGCCAAAGGATATCTGGGAAAAAATACCGAGACAGCAACGTTGGTTTGCAACAGGAGAGGCCATGGCCCATCTGTTCTACCTTGAAGAAGAAGGCTCAGCAGAAGTCAGCTTGGAAGGCGAATCTTATAAGTTTTCTTTGAAAAAAACAGGAGGAGTACTTCTATGA
- a CDS encoding acylcoa--acetate/3-ketoacidcoatransferase, translated as MAKVITVKEAAELFQDNISVGTAGFGLAGWPEEIAIAVGKRFEETGHPRNLTHIHAAGLGNWGLGPKGERGEGVWAQEGLMTRFIGSHAGSSPSVFKMITENKIMAWNLPLGTILQIWHEAGRKAPGILTKTGLGTFIDPRFDGGKLNPLTKEKGEDLVTYIPDFMGEEYLFYKAWPIDIGFMRGTTADENGNITCEKESHNLEMLSVAQAAKANGGIVIVQVETLAKAGSLNPKLVKVPGIYVDYIVVAEDPENIMQTQGTKYNRAFTGEVRVPLQSSMKPIPFDEKKVMVRRVTQEIQPGFKCNFGIGVPTHTGNVMAEEGCANTITMISESGSIGGVPGGGNDFGAHWNIEASCDQGDHFSFFDGGGLDLGVFGLSEVDKDGNVNTSLLNGKIMGVGGFANIAATAKHAVFVGTFTAGGIECKVEDGKMVIVQEGKFKKFVEKCPQLTFNAEQSLKRGNHIIFITERCVITRTMEGMILTEIAPGIDLQTQILDQMGFAPIIPEGGPKLMDPELFQPVWGKLKEQMSQK; from the coding sequence ATGGCAAAAGTAATTACCGTAAAAGAAGCGGCAGAACTATTTCAGGACAATATCAGTGTTGGTACCGCAGGATTCGGTTTGGCAGGCTGGCCAGAAGAGATCGCCATTGCTGTCGGAAAGAGATTTGAGGAAACCGGTCACCCGAGAAATCTCACCCATATCCATGCGGCAGGACTGGGAAATTGGGGCTTAGGGCCTAAGGGAGAACGGGGCGAAGGCGTTTGGGCTCAGGAAGGGCTCATGACAAGATTCATCGGATCCCATGCAGGTTCCTCTCCTTCCGTCTTTAAGATGATTACAGAGAATAAGATCATGGCATGGAATCTTCCACTTGGTACCATTCTTCAGATTTGGCACGAAGCAGGAAGAAAAGCTCCCGGAATCCTGACAAAGACTGGTCTTGGGACTTTTATTGATCCCCGGTTTGACGGCGGAAAGCTCAATCCTTTGACCAAGGAAAAGGGAGAGGATCTTGTAACGTACATACCTGATTTTATGGGCGAAGAGTATCTTTTCTACAAAGCATGGCCCATTGATATCGGATTCATGCGAGGAACAACAGCAGATGAGAATGGCAACATTACCTGTGAAAAAGAATCCCACAATCTTGAAATGCTGTCTGTTGCGCAGGCCGCGAAAGCAAACGGAGGAATTGTTATTGTTCAGGTCGAAACCCTTGCAAAGGCAGGCAGTCTCAATCCAAAGCTTGTTAAAGTGCCTGGAATCTATGTAGACTATATCGTCGTTGCAGAAGATCCCGAAAATATCATGCAGACCCAGGGAACAAAGTATAACAGAGCCTTTACCGGCGAAGTACGTGTACCTCTTCAATCGAGTATGAAGCCTATTCCTTTTGATGAAAAAAAGGTAATGGTCCGAAGAGTCACTCAGGAGATTCAACCTGGATTCAAATGCAATTTTGGTATTGGAGTTCCAACCCATACGGGCAACGTAATGGCAGAAGAAGGCTGTGCAAATACCATTACGATGATTTCTGAATCAGGAAGCATCGGCGGAGTTCCGGGCGGTGGAAACGACTTCGGCGCACACTGGAATATTGAAGCTTCCTGCGATCAGGGCGATCATTTCAGTTTCTTTGACGGCGGCGGTCTGGATCTTGGGGTATTTGGACTGAGTGAAGTCGATAAGGACGGGAATGTGAATACAAGTCTACTGAACGGTAAAATTATGGGAGTCGGCGGATTTGCAAATATTGCGGCAACTGCTAAGCATGCGGTTTTCGTAGGAACTTTCACTGCAGGCGGAATTGAGTGCAAAGTGGAAGATGGCAAGATGGTCATCGTTCAAGAAGGGAAATTTAAGAAATTTGTTGAGAAGTGCCCGCAGCTTACCTTTAATGCGGAACAATCCTTAAAGCGCGGAAATCACATCATATTTATCACGGAACGCTGTGTCATTACAAGAACCATGGAAGGTATGATTCTGACAGAAATCGCACCGGGCATTGATCTTCAGACGCAAATTCTGGATCAGATGGGTTTTGCTCCAATCATTCCAGAAGGCGGACCGAAATTAATGGATCCCGAACTGTTCCAGCCCGTATGGGGAAAACTGAAAGAACAGATGAGTCAGAAATAA
- a CDS encoding AMP-binding protein → MSIIDKSRKIEITVQRVDSIPCSLVGKKMVFSADGAIETEPWQLPWPMPWIESVCRTFAMENIGVSQTKSARLYNPDEPDQYIEILAKSYVDLTIGQLADQVSELYGEREALISSTSSRRYTYGQFREFSGKLAKGLISIGLQKSDKVAVWAVNSPEFVLAQFAIAKAGGIMVPLNAYEKEMRMETLLRHSDTSTLIMQVGTKATENIEILYRLCPELCEAVPGRLRSERFPMLKNVIVISDEEYPGTYRWSELLQMGSTVDDTELSHRQKQLSYEDTVHMIYTSGTTGTPKGVMLNSANVIENANAMADRMELTEKDVMCVQAPMFHCFGCVACILTAVSRGGAMVMVDKFRPEITMSLIEREKCTVVSGVPTMFIGFIHEMEKNCYDFSSVRTGIIAGASCPPKLMEDIQNLLGIPKLVSSYGLTEASPCVTAVYADDPLEWKSTAAGAPIPGVQVRIMDSTTKEEVTDGSCGEIWVKGYNLMQGYYCMPDETAKAIDADGWLHTGDIGCLADNGYLSIKDRSKDIIIRSGENISPKEIEDFLHTHDAVAEAAVVGVSSYLYGEEVVAFIRVKDDRNLTENEIREYCRGKISTNKMPRWVVFLDRFPVSDSGKCLKSELRRHAAELKEKKIIS, encoded by the coding sequence ATGAGTATCATTGACAAGAGCAGGAAAATAGAAATAACAGTTCAGCGGGTGGATAGCATACCCTGCAGCCTGGTTGGTAAGAAAATGGTGTTTTCGGCAGACGGCGCAATTGAGACTGAGCCATGGCAGCTTCCGTGGCCCATGCCATGGATTGAATCGGTTTGCAGGACCTTTGCCATGGAGAACATCGGCGTATCACAAACGAAGTCAGCACGGCTATATAATCCTGACGAACCTGATCAATACATTGAGATTCTGGCGAAAAGCTATGTTGACCTGACCATCGGACAGCTGGCAGATCAGGTGTCTGAACTGTATGGTGAGCGTGAGGCATTGATCAGCAGCACCAGCAGCAGAAGGTACACCTATGGCCAATTCAGGGAGTTTTCCGGAAAGCTTGCAAAAGGACTGATTTCAATCGGCTTGCAGAAGAGTGATAAAGTTGCGGTTTGGGCAGTGAATTCACCGGAATTTGTCCTCGCACAGTTTGCAATTGCGAAAGCCGGGGGTATTATGGTGCCGCTCAACGCCTATGAAAAGGAAATGAGAATGGAGACCCTGCTGAGGCATTCGGATACCAGTACGCTGATCATGCAAGTAGGAACAAAAGCCACAGAGAATATAGAAATTCTTTACAGGCTGTGTCCGGAACTTTGTGAAGCAGTACCAGGAAGACTGCGGTCGGAGCGGTTTCCAATGCTCAAAAACGTTATTGTAATCAGCGATGAAGAATATCCCGGAACCTATCGGTGGTCAGAGCTGCTCCAAATGGGAAGCACTGTGGATGACACGGAACTTTCTCACCGGCAGAAGCAATTAAGCTATGAAGATACAGTACATATGATCTACACCTCTGGCACCACAGGGACTCCCAAAGGCGTTATGTTAAACAGCGCAAATGTCATTGAAAATGCGAATGCAATGGCAGACCGCATGGAACTTACCGAGAAGGATGTAATGTGTGTACAGGCGCCAATGTTCCACTGTTTTGGTTGTGTAGCCTGCATCCTTACTGCTGTTTCAAGGGGCGGAGCGATGGTTATGGTAGATAAGTTCCGTCCGGAGATTACCATGTCACTGATTGAGCGGGAAAAATGTACCGTGGTTTCTGGTGTACCTACAATGTTCATCGGTTTTATTCATGAAATGGAAAAAAACTGCTATGATTTCTCATCGGTTAGAACAGGGATTATAGCTGGGGCGTCATGTCCTCCGAAATTGATGGAGGATATTCAAAACTTGCTTGGAATCCCAAAGTTGGTTTCATCTTATGGTCTGACAGAGGCTTCGCCTTGTGTAACCGCGGTTTACGCAGATGATCCTTTGGAATGGAAGTCCACTGCGGCTGGCGCACCGATTCCGGGTGTGCAGGTTCGCATTATGGATTCCACCACCAAGGAAGAAGTTACCGATGGAAGCTGCGGCGAAATCTGGGTTAAGGGCTACAATCTCATGCAGGGATATTATTGCATGCCTGATGAGACTGCAAAGGCAATTGATGCAGATGGCTGGCTTCATACAGGAGATATCGGTTGTCTTGCAGATAACGGTTATCTAAGTATCAAAGATCGTAGCAAGGACATCATCATCAGGAGTGGTGAGAATATCAGTCCGAAAGAGATAGAAGATTTCCTCCATACCCATGATGCTGTGGCGGAAGCGGCTGTTGTTGGCGTTTCCAGTTATCTGTACGGAGAAGAAGTTGTTGCATTTATCAGAGTGAAGGATGACAGGAACTTGACTGAGAATGAGATTAGGGAATATTGCAGGGGAAAAATATCTACCAATAAAATGCCAAGATGGGTTGTGTTTCTCGACCGATTCCCCGTCTCCGATTCGGGAAAATGTCTGAAATCTGAGCTCAGGCGGCATGCCGCGGAGCTGAAAGAGAAAAAAATCATCAGTTAA
- a CDS encoding OFA family MFS transporter yields the protein MDLKKKRWFILGASLVINLCIGSGYAWSVFAGPLIKTFGWTAAATALTFTIANAVSPITMITGGKIQDKYGPKWVIFAGGILFGGGIFLSGLTTSLAWLYVTYGIIAGFGMGLVYSCTIANTVKFFPDKRGLVGGLATAGYGSGAIIFAPIAQQIIAGNGVLFTFKTLGIIYLVVILVGSRFIMTAPAGYKPEGWEPPAITATSANTGKDKTWSQMLADPLFYLLVVMFVIGAMAGLMIISQASPIAQEVIGVDPALAAVAVSCVAIANTCGRVIWGWISDKIGRYNALPLMYILSGAMMFALSTIGAGQFALFVVVVMAIGFCFGGFMGVFPALTADSFGARNNGVNYGFMFTGFAIGAYVGPVLAATVKANNNGAYTNAFLIAAALSIVGIVLTFIVRTMKKKAAAATSKA from the coding sequence ATGGATCTTAAGAAAAAAAGATGGTTTATCCTGGGAGCGAGTCTGGTAATCAATTTGTGCATCGGTTCCGGTTACGCATGGAGCGTATTTGCGGGACCACTGATCAAAACCTTTGGATGGACAGCAGCAGCAACGGCTCTGACCTTTACAATTGCCAATGCAGTCAGCCCAATTACCATGATTACAGGCGGAAAAATTCAAGATAAGTATGGCCCGAAATGGGTAATCTTTGCGGGAGGGATTCTCTTCGGAGGCGGTATCTTCCTTTCCGGATTGACCACTTCTCTGGCATGGCTGTATGTAACCTACGGGATTATTGCAGGGTTTGGAATGGGTCTGGTTTATAGCTGTACCATCGCAAATACCGTTAAATTTTTCCCAGACAAGAGAGGTCTCGTTGGTGGTCTTGCTACAGCAGGATACGGCTCCGGCGCAATCATTTTCGCACCGATCGCTCAGCAGATAATTGCAGGAAACGGTGTACTGTTCACTTTTAAAACATTAGGAATTATCTATCTTGTTGTTATTTTGGTCGGTTCACGCTTTATCATGACAGCACCGGCTGGATATAAACCGGAAGGATGGGAACCACCTGCAATTACAGCCACATCTGCAAATACAGGAAAAGACAAGACCTGGTCACAGATGCTTGCAGATCCTCTTTTCTACTTACTGGTTGTCATGTTCGTTATCGGCGCTATGGCCGGACTTATGATCATCAGCCAGGCATCACCGATCGCACAGGAAGTTATCGGAGTAGATCCGGCTCTTGCCGCTGTGGCAGTAAGCTGCGTGGCCATTGCCAATACCTGCGGACGTGTTATTTGGGGATGGATCTCCGATAAGATCGGCAGATATAACGCGCTTCCATTGATGTATATCTTATCCGGCGCAATGATGTTTGCACTCTCCACAATAGGAGCAGGACAGTTTGCTTTATTTGTTGTCGTCGTTATGGCCATCGGTTTCTGCTTCGGCGGATTTATGGGCGTATTCCCAGCTCTGACAGCAGACAGCTTTGGCGCTAGAAATAACGGCGTAAACTATGGATTTATGTTTACCGGTTTTGCAATCGGTGCGTATGTAGGCCCTGTTTTAGCAGCTACAGTAAAGGCAAATAATAACGGCGCTTATACCAACGCATTTCTCATTGCTGCCGCGCTGAGCATCGTAGGAATCGTTTTGACTTTTATCGTCAGAACGATGAAGAAGAAAGCTGCAGCAGCGACATCCAAGGCGTAA